One stretch of Streptomyces sp. NBC_00443 DNA includes these proteins:
- a CDS encoding ABC transporter permease, producing the protein MLKATLRSFLAHKGRLLLSALAVILSVAFVAGSLIFSDTVSRTFDRLFASTAADVTVTPKETFDETIPSGQTLTLPASLADRLAQVDGAAAARPDVDVEGLTVADKNRESVGPTTGAPTLGTAWNPTERSPVELTSGHAPKGDAQVLIDAETADSKDVHIGDRLTVIGQEGSFPVEVVGIATFTTTNPGAALVFFDTEAAQTKLLGDPKAATSISLDAAEGVSDADLKRRVAEALGGDTGPYELRTADEQAESDVEQLGGFLDIIKYVMLGFAGIAVLVGVFLIVNTFSMLIAQRTRELGLLRALGADRRQVRRSVLAEALLLGLVGSTLGLAAGIGLAVALIELMGLLGMNIRAAEMVIGWGTPVVAYVVGLGVTFVAAYLPARRAAGVSPMAALADAEIADIGRPLRLRAVVGAVVGAAGAAALVGCVVSSKTSTAASLLGLGVILTLIATVIAGPLLVRPVIRVLGGAFPALFGSIGRMSQRNALRNPRRTGATAAALMVGLALVGGMSVASASMTKSFDEQIDKTLGADFVVQNSNFVPFPREITDRIRDTEDVGLVVRSQFTTIAVRLPDGDRVQTTAAAYEPQLDEVANITYAQGDSAAALADGRLAMDKDFAEDHGVRVGSTVAVEFQGERRAELTVGALTDQESADGFGSPGGIFFGLATLQKYAPGGQDAAVYVNAASGTSAGDLRAGLEKTLDPYPQVQVRDIADYKELVHNQIAVLLYLVYALLGLAIIIAVLGVVNTLALSVVERTREIGLLRAIGLARRQLRRMIRLESVVIAVFGAVLGLALGLVWGVCTQQVLALQGMTALAIPWGTIVAVVIGSAVVGVVAALLPALRASRMNVLAAIAHE; encoded by the coding sequence GTGCTCAAGGCGACGCTCAGGAGCTTCCTCGCCCACAAGGGGCGGCTGCTGCTCTCCGCCCTGGCGGTGATCCTGTCCGTCGCGTTCGTCGCGGGCAGCCTGATCTTCTCGGACACCGTCAGCCGCACCTTCGACCGGCTGTTCGCCTCGACCGCCGCCGACGTCACCGTCACCCCGAAGGAGACCTTCGACGAGACGATCCCCTCCGGGCAGACCCTGACCCTGCCGGCCTCGCTCGCCGACCGGCTGGCCCAGGTCGACGGCGCCGCGGCGGCACGCCCGGACGTGGATGTCGAGGGCCTCACCGTCGCCGACAAGAACCGCGAGTCGGTGGGCCCGACCACCGGCGCCCCGACCCTCGGCACCGCCTGGAACCCGACCGAGCGCAGCCCCGTGGAGCTCACCTCCGGGCACGCCCCCAAGGGCGACGCGCAGGTGCTGATCGACGCGGAGACCGCCGACAGCAAGGACGTACACATCGGCGACCGTCTGACGGTCATCGGGCAGGAGGGCTCCTTCCCGGTCGAGGTCGTCGGCATCGCGACCTTCACCACCACCAATCCCGGCGCCGCACTGGTCTTCTTCGACACCGAGGCCGCGCAGACGAAGCTCCTCGGCGACCCGAAGGCGGCCACCAGCATCTCGCTCGACGCGGCCGAGGGCGTCAGCGACGCGGACCTCAAGCGGCGGGTGGCCGAGGCGCTCGGCGGCGACACCGGCCCCTACGAGCTGCGCACCGCCGACGAGCAGGCCGAGTCGGATGTCGAACAGCTGGGCGGGTTCCTCGACATCATCAAGTACGTCATGCTCGGCTTCGCCGGGATCGCCGTACTCGTCGGCGTCTTCCTGATCGTCAACACCTTCTCCATGCTGATCGCCCAGCGCACCCGCGAGCTGGGCCTCCTGCGGGCCCTCGGCGCGGACCGGCGCCAGGTGCGGCGCTCGGTCCTCGCCGAGGCGCTGCTGCTCGGCCTGGTCGGCTCGACGCTGGGCCTCGCGGCCGGCATCGGGCTGGCCGTCGCGCTCATCGAGCTGATGGGCCTGCTGGGCATGAACATCAGGGCCGCCGAGATGGTCATCGGCTGGGGGACGCCGGTGGTCGCGTACGTCGTCGGCCTCGGTGTCACCTTCGTCGCGGCCTACCTGCCGGCCCGGCGCGCGGCGGGCGTCTCGCCGATGGCGGCCCTCGCGGACGCCGAGATCGCCGACATCGGACGGCCGCTGCGGCTGCGGGCGGTCGTGGGCGCGGTGGTCGGGGCGGCCGGGGCGGCGGCGCTCGTGGGCTGTGTCGTGTCGTCGAAGACATCGACGGCGGCGTCCCTGCTGGGCCTCGGCGTGATCCTCACGCTCATCGCGACCGTGATCGCCGGCCCGCTGCTCGTACGGCCGGTGATCCGGGTCCTCGGCGGGGCCTTCCCCGCACTGTTCGGCTCGATCGGCCGGATGAGCCAGCGCAACGCCCTGCGCAATCCACGCCGCACCGGCGCCACGGCCGCCGCCCTGATGGTCGGCCTCGCGCTGGTCGGCGGGATGTCGGTGGCGAGCGCCTCGATGACCAAGTCGTTCGACGAGCAGATCGACAAGACGCTGGGCGCCGACTTCGTGGTGCAGAACAGCAACTTCGTACCGTTCCCCCGGGAGATCACCGACCGGATCCGGGACACCGAGGACGTGGGCCTCGTCGTGCGCTCGCAGTTCACGACGATCGCGGTACGCCTGCCGGACGGCGACCGCGTGCAGACGACCGCCGCGGCCTATGAACCGCAGCTCGACGAGGTCGCCAACATCACCTACGCACAGGGCGACAGCGCGGCGGCCCTCGCGGACGGGCGCCTCGCCATGGACAAGGACTTCGCCGAGGACCACGGCGTACGCGTCGGCAGCACCGTCGCCGTCGAGTTCCAGGGCGAGCGGCGGGCCGAGCTGACGGTGGGTGCCCTCACCGACCAGGAGTCCGCCGACGGGTTCGGCTCCCCGGGCGGGATCTTCTTCGGCCTGGCCACACTGCAGAAGTACGCGCCCGGCGGGCAGGACGCGGCCGTGTACGTCAACGCCGCCTCCGGCACGAGCGCGGGTGATCTGCGGGCCGGCCTGGAGAAGACGCTGGACCCGTATCCGCAGGTGCAGGTCCGGGACATCGCCGACTACAAGGAGCTCGTGCACAACCAGATCGCCGTGCTGCTGTACCTCGTGTACGCCCTGCTCGGCCTCGCGATCATCATCGCGGTGCTCGGCGTGGTCAACACCCTCGCGCTGTCGGTCGTCGAGCGCACCCGGGAGATCGGGCTGCTCAGGGCCATCGGGCTGGCCCGGCGGCAGCTGCGCCGGATGATCCGCCTGGAGTCGGTGGTGATCGCCGTGTTCGGCGCTGTCCTCGGGCTGGCGCTGGGGCTGGTGTGGGGTGTGTGCACCCAGCAGGTGCTGGCGTTGCAGGGCATGACGGCGCTGGCGATCCCCTGGGGCACGATCGTGGCGGTGGTGATCGGCTCGGCGGTGGTGGGTGTCGTGGCGGCGTTGCTGCCCGCGTTGCGTGCATCGCGCATGAATGTTCTGGCGGCCATCGCACACGAGTGA
- a CDS encoding ABC transporter ATP-binding protein — translation MSTAAAQYVPGPAPAAGIAARARGLTKAYGSGETAVLALDSVDVNIARGRFTAVMGPSGSGKSTLMHCLAGLDNVSAGQVWLGDTEITGLKDRELTRLRRDRIGFMFQSFNLIPTLNAAENITLPMDIAGKKPDEKWLDQVIDTLGLRDRLKHRPSQLSGGQQQRVACARALASRPELIFADEPTGNLDSRAGLEVLGFLREAVDQLGQTVVMVTHDPGAAAHSDLVLFLGDGRIVDEMERPTADAVLERLKRFDVTRGPFDGGGPAPGAVPDDRPSSASPAPTEWPAPPEER, via the coding sequence TTGTCCACAGCAGCTGCCCAGTACGTCCCGGGCCCCGCGCCGGCCGCCGGCATCGCGGCCCGCGCGCGCGGTCTGACCAAGGCGTACGGCTCGGGTGAGACCGCGGTGCTCGCCCTCGACTCGGTGGACGTGAACATCGCGCGCGGGCGCTTCACCGCCGTCATGGGGCCGTCGGGTTCCGGGAAGTCCACGCTGATGCACTGTCTGGCGGGCCTCGACAACGTCTCGGCGGGGCAGGTGTGGCTCGGCGACACCGAGATCACCGGGCTGAAGGACCGGGAGCTGACCCGGCTGCGGCGGGACCGGATCGGGTTCATGTTCCAGTCGTTCAACCTGATCCCGACCCTGAACGCGGCCGAGAACATCACCCTGCCCATGGACATCGCGGGCAAGAAGCCCGACGAGAAGTGGCTGGACCAGGTCATCGACACCCTCGGGCTGCGGGACCGCCTCAAACACCGGCCGTCCCAGCTCTCCGGCGGCCAGCAGCAACGCGTCGCCTGCGCCCGCGCTCTGGCCTCCCGGCCTGAGCTGATCTTCGCGGACGAGCCGACCGGCAACCTCGACTCGCGAGCAGGCCTGGAGGTGCTCGGCTTCCTGCGCGAGGCCGTCGACCAGCTGGGGCAGACCGTCGTGATGGTCACCCACGACCCGGGCGCCGCCGCCCACTCCGACCTGGTGCTCTTCCTGGGCGACGGGCGGATCGTCGACGAGATGGAACGGCCGACGGCGGATGCCGTACTGGAGCGCTTGAAGCGTTTCGACGTGACCCGCGGCCCGTTCGACGGCGGCGGCCCGGCGCCGGGGGCGGTACCGGACGACCGGCCGTCGTCCGCCTCGCCCGCGCCGACCGAGTGGCCCGCCCCGCCCGAGGAGCGCTGA
- a CDS encoding toxin-antitoxin system HicB family antitoxin produces MAKTQLNVRVDEGTARAARERALARGVSVNRYIEELVMQDTGEVGNTFVEAAADFMKQYESVFAEEFGADREGTREGRH; encoded by the coding sequence ATGGCGAAGACCCAGTTGAACGTGAGAGTGGACGAGGGCACGGCCCGCGCCGCCCGCGAACGCGCGCTGGCCCGAGGTGTGAGCGTCAACCGCTACATCGAGGAGCTGGTCATGCAGGACACCGGCGAGGTCGGCAACACGTTCGTGGAGGCCGCCGCCGACTTCATGAAGCAGTACGAGTCCGTGTTCGCCGAGGAATTCGGCGCGGACCGTGAGGGCACGCGCGAAGGTCGCCACTGA
- a CDS encoding fic family toxin-antitoxin system, toxin component: protein MSHLNIDLAWLLMLAEQNTPGDPQVTDWGALVAAVARHEAEIFDVPVYDSPQTRAASLLQLLIHVPALERSNALFASAVAYAYLVASGLKVVTSPEQVRDLARLVKSGEATVHDIARELRQWSL, encoded by the coding sequence TTGAGCCATCTGAACATCGACCTCGCCTGGCTGCTGATGCTCGCCGAACAGAACACGCCGGGGGACCCCCAGGTCACCGACTGGGGAGCCCTCGTCGCGGCCGTCGCACGCCATGAGGCCGAGATATTCGACGTCCCTGTCTACGACAGCCCGCAGACCCGAGCCGCATCCCTGCTCCAGCTCCTCATCCACGTCCCCGCGTTGGAGCGCTCCAACGCCCTGTTCGCCTCCGCCGTCGCCTACGCCTATCTCGTCGCCAGCGGCCTCAAGGTCGTCACCTCGCCCGAACAGGTGCGCGACCTGGCGCGGCTGGTGAAGAGCGGAGAGGCCACGGTGCACGACATCGCGCGGGAACTCCGGCAGTGGAGCCTGTGA
- a CDS encoding class I SAM-dependent methyltransferase: protein MALRSPRSAASGKVPRDAVHHPLFARFYARTSVSAETRMGMGGVRERLLAGLSGRVIEIGAGNGLNFAHYPSAVSEVVAIEPERLLRQLAVESALRAGVPVDVVPGAAEALPVKSEAFDAVVLSLVLCSVRDVPRALGEVRRVLRPGGVVRFFEHGRGGGRAMLLTQRALDRTVWPLVSGGCHVSRDPVGALRGAGFELGPVRRVMMPEQGPTLPSSYCALGTAWRPPISE from the coding sequence ATGGCCCTACGGTCCCCACGGTCCGCCGCCTCCGGCAAGGTGCCACGGGATGCCGTGCACCACCCGCTGTTCGCCCGCTTCTACGCCCGGACCAGCGTCAGCGCCGAGACCCGGATGGGCATGGGCGGCGTCCGCGAACGGCTGCTGGCCGGGCTGTCCGGCCGGGTGATCGAGATCGGCGCGGGCAACGGCCTGAACTTCGCCCACTATCCGAGTGCCGTATCGGAAGTCGTCGCCATCGAACCGGAGCGCCTGCTGCGGCAGTTGGCGGTGGAGTCGGCGCTGCGCGCGGGCGTGCCCGTCGACGTCGTGCCGGGCGCGGCGGAGGCGCTGCCGGTCAAGAGCGAGGCCTTCGACGCCGTGGTGCTCTCGCTGGTGCTGTGCAGCGTGCGGGACGTGCCGCGGGCGCTCGGTGAGGTACGGCGAGTGCTGCGGCCCGGCGGTGTCGTGCGGTTCTTCGAGCACGGCCGGGGCGGCGGGCGCGCCATGCTCCTCACCCAGCGCGCCCTGGACCGGACGGTGTGGCCGCTGGTGAGCGGTGGCTGCCATGTCTCCCGCGACCCGGTCGGGGCGCTGCGCGGGGCAGGCTTCGAACTCGGCCCCGTCCGGCGGGTGATGATGCCGGAGCAGGGGCCGACGCTGCCCTCGTCGTACTGCGCTCTCGGGACGGCGTGGCGTCCGCCGATCAGCGAGTAG
- a CDS encoding esterase/lipase family protein produces MQRHTRRIATAASALAASLLLSLSLSPTTAHAATHDPVVFVHGLSSSASSWDDWAGYFKADGYPAAELDAWSYDWAQSNATTAQQLATEIRNVLARTGASKVDLVVHSLGALSSRYYLKNLGGTSYVDDFVSTAGVNHGTSTASWCAWLYTSCAEMNTGSSFLTALNSGDETPGGVSYASYWSNCDDALTPDTTAILSGATNVEVGCVSHTDMNNDHGVYEQVRDFIG; encoded by the coding sequence ATGCAGCGCCACACGCGTCGCATCGCCACGGCCGCCTCGGCCTTGGCCGCATCGCTCCTTCTGTCACTGTCCCTCTCCCCCACAACCGCGCACGCCGCGACCCACGACCCCGTCGTCTTCGTGCACGGCCTGAGCAGCTCGGCGAGCAGCTGGGACGACTGGGCCGGTTACTTCAAGGCCGACGGCTACCCGGCCGCCGAGCTGGACGCCTGGTCGTACGACTGGGCCCAGTCCAACGCCACCACCGCCCAGCAGCTCGCGACCGAGATCAGAAACGTGCTCGCCCGCACCGGCGCCTCGAAGGTCGACCTGGTCGTCCACTCGCTGGGCGCGCTCAGCTCCCGCTACTACCTCAAGAACCTCGGCGGTACGTCTTACGTCGACGACTTCGTCTCCACCGCCGGCGTGAACCACGGCACGTCCACCGCCTCGTGGTGCGCGTGGCTGTACACCTCCTGCGCGGAGATGAACACCGGCAGCTCGTTCCTGACCGCCCTGAACTCCGGCGACGAGACCCCGGGCGGCGTGTCGTACGCCAGCTACTGGTCGAACTGCGACGACGCGCTCACGCCCGACACCACGGCGATCCTGAGCGGCGCGACCAACGTCGAGGTCGGCTGTGTCTCGCACACCGACATGAACAACGACCACGGCGTGTACGAGCAGGTCCGGGACTTCATCGGCTGA
- a CDS encoding helix-turn-helix transcriptional regulator encodes MTPVNPPPLDRTSPPQLTDAWPEPATTLPEGVRVRVLRAVYGDPRAAAELVPRLTDRQVRGLDPLPTDPAELAPALLRERRAEIRALPDDTRLLLLLAAADQYPVPTDAFLRAVMAARLDTRSLDAADAGGIAHAGAGGVVFRDAWTRIAAYETGSPADRRDVHRLLARVLGGAGETPWRSWHRGAGAPGPSGRLAAELGAAARKAATAGRLPLARALAERAAALCPEPSEQTRLLTRAAGYAWRSGDGERARRLAAAGSEGALSGVLALRAGNAGEAFDALVSAVVRAGVMPGRGWWLCRGVGWWRCRGGGAVHGPHPSSAPAPAVHLLARATEAAIYTGDLRRLREASRVADRLGIVPPGTLGGLVAAFDGRYEDARDLLQAAAGRCGPGGDPTVLIHAGIAALLLGDHTRAATATVRAAASARARGTPVTVPQAMEFRAYADFWTGRPRAGEAAAADALWQAHATGQDNGACHLQAALAMFSALTGDADLCRERAASARSYALARGLGLPAALAQWALAVLDLSSGRFAAAAARLRALAGFGPGHGHRAVRHLATPHYVEAAVRTGDTRVARVAHADYHRWANAVRSPDDLALSARCRALLTPGAEAVDHYRVSLDLHSHGTRDFERARTELLFGSTLRRLRRRLEARDRLHSALEAFDSFGAPHCAAQARSELRALGTPATPTRTGPDNPTARLTAQQLLVARMAAEGATNREIAARLALSPRTIDHHLRGVFSRLGIRSRIELVRFIAEVDESEGGETG; translated from the coding sequence GTGACACCGGTGAACCCCCCACCTCTCGACCGCACTTCGCCACCGCAGCTCACGGACGCGTGGCCAGAGCCGGCCACCACCCTTCCCGAAGGGGTCCGGGTACGGGTGCTGCGTGCGGTGTACGGCGATCCGCGCGCCGCCGCCGAACTTGTCCCGCGTCTGACCGACCGCCAGGTGAGGGGCCTCGACCCGCTGCCCACGGACCCGGCCGAACTGGCCCCGGCCTTGCTGCGTGAACGCCGGGCGGAGATACGGGCGTTGCCGGACGACACCCGCCTGCTCCTGCTCCTCGCCGCGGCCGACCAGTACCCGGTCCCCACCGACGCGTTCCTGCGCGCCGTCATGGCGGCCCGCCTCGACACCCGGTCGCTGGACGCGGCCGACGCCGGCGGGATCGCGCACGCGGGTGCCGGCGGGGTGGTGTTCCGTGACGCGTGGACGCGGATCGCTGCCTACGAGACGGGCTCCCCGGCCGACCGCCGCGACGTCCACCGCCTGCTGGCCCGCGTGCTGGGCGGCGCGGGCGAGACGCCATGGCGCTCCTGGCACCGGGGTGCCGGCGCGCCCGGCCCCAGCGGCCGACTCGCGGCGGAACTCGGCGCCGCCGCACGCAAGGCAGCGACTGCTGGGCGGTTGCCCTTGGCTCGGGCATTGGCGGAACGGGCCGCAGCCCTGTGCCCCGAACCGTCCGAGCAGACCCGCCTGCTGACCCGGGCAGCCGGCTACGCCTGGCGATCGGGCGACGGTGAACGGGCACGTCGGTTGGCGGCGGCCGGCTCCGAGGGCGCCCTGAGCGGGGTGCTCGCCCTGCGGGCGGGGAATGCCGGGGAGGCGTTCGACGCGTTGGTGTCGGCGGTGGTTCGGGCGGGGGTGATGCCGGGGAGGGGATGGTGGCTGTGCAGGGGAGTTGGATGGTGGCGGTGCAGGGGAGGCGGTGCGGTTCACGGCCCGCACCCCTCCAGCGCCCCGGCCCCCGCCGTCCACCTCCTCGCCCGCGCGACCGAAGCCGCCATCTACACCGGAGACCTACGTCGCCTGCGCGAGGCCTCGCGGGTTGCCGACCGGCTCGGGATCGTCCCGCCAGGGACGCTGGGCGGGCTCGTGGCGGCGTTCGACGGGCGGTACGAGGACGCGCGTGACCTGCTGCAGGCGGCGGCCGGGCGATGCGGGCCAGGGGGTGATCCCACCGTTCTGATCCACGCCGGGATCGCCGCCCTGCTCCTCGGCGACCACACCCGCGCGGCCACCGCGACCGTCCGTGCGGCCGCCTCCGCCCGGGCTCGGGGCACCCCGGTGACCGTGCCGCAGGCGATGGAGTTCCGTGCGTACGCCGACTTCTGGACCGGACGCCCCCGGGCCGGCGAGGCCGCCGCGGCGGATGCGCTGTGGCAGGCCCACGCCACCGGTCAGGACAACGGCGCCTGTCATCTGCAGGCGGCCCTGGCCATGTTCTCGGCGCTCACCGGAGACGCGGACCTCTGCCGCGAACGCGCCGCGAGCGCACGGTCGTACGCCCTCGCCCGTGGCCTGGGCCTGCCCGCGGCACTCGCCCAGTGGGCGCTCGCCGTCCTCGACCTGAGCAGCGGCCGCTTCGCCGCCGCGGCCGCCCGGCTGCGCGCCCTGGCCGGGTTCGGCCCCGGGCACGGCCACCGGGCCGTCCGCCACCTGGCCACCCCGCACTACGTCGAGGCCGCCGTCCGCACCGGTGACACCCGGGTCGCCCGCGTCGCGCACGCCGACTACCACCGCTGGGCGAACGCCGTGCGCAGCCCCGACGACCTGGCCCTGAGCGCCCGCTGCCGCGCCCTCCTCACGCCCGGCGCGGAAGCCGTGGACCACTACCGCGTCTCCCTCGACCTGCACTCCCACGGCACCCGCGACTTCGAACGCGCCCGCACGGAGCTGCTGTTCGGCAGCACCCTGCGCCGACTGCGCCGCCGTCTGGAGGCACGCGACCGCCTGCACAGCGCCCTGGAGGCGTTCGACTCCTTCGGCGCCCCGCACTGCGCGGCCCAGGCCCGTTCCGAACTGCGCGCCCTGGGCACCCCGGCCACCCCCACGCGCACCGGCCCCGACAATCCGACCGCCCGCCTCACCGCCCAGCAACTCCTGGTCGCCCGTATGGCCGCCGAGGGAGCCACCAACCGCGAGATCGCCGCTCGCCTCGCCCTCAGCCCGCGCACCATCGACCACCACCTGCGGGGCGTCTTCAGCCGCCTGGGGATACGTTCCCGTATCGAGCTCGTCCGGTTCATCGCCGAGGTCGACGAGAGCGAGGGAGGCGAGACCGGCTAG
- the bioD gene encoding dethiobiotin synthase gives MPILVITGTGTEVGKTVTTAAVAATAMGAGRSVAVLKAAQTGVRPDECGDAEEAARLAGAVTTAELARYPDPLAPATAARRAARPPVRPQEVAEAAAKLATEHDLVLVEGAGGLLVRFDETGGTLADAAELMAAPVLVVASAGLGTLNTTELTARELRSRRLDLLGVVIGSWPAAPDLASRCNVADLPEVAGAPLLGVLPTGAGALAPADFRAAAPGWLAPRLFGTWDAEGFRGREAP, from the coding sequence ATGCCGATCCTGGTGATCACAGGGACGGGCACGGAGGTCGGCAAGACGGTCACGACCGCCGCGGTCGCCGCGACGGCGATGGGCGCGGGCCGGTCGGTGGCGGTGCTCAAGGCCGCTCAGACCGGCGTACGGCCGGACGAGTGCGGGGACGCGGAGGAGGCGGCGCGGCTCGCGGGCGCGGTGACGACCGCCGAACTCGCCCGCTATCCCGACCCGTTGGCCCCGGCGACGGCGGCGCGAAGGGCCGCTCGGCCTCCGGTCCGCCCGCAGGAGGTCGCCGAGGCGGCCGCCAAGCTGGCCACCGAGCACGACCTGGTGCTGGTGGAGGGGGCGGGCGGGCTGCTCGTCCGCTTCGACGAGACGGGCGGCACGCTGGCGGACGCGGCCGAGCTGATGGCGGCGCCGGTTCTCGTGGTGGCGTCGGCGGGTCTGGGCACGTTGAACACGACCGAGCTGACAGCGCGTGAACTGCGTTCCCGCCGACTGGACCTGCTGGGCGTTGTGATCGGCAGCTGGCCTGCGGCACCGGATCTGGCGTCGCGCTGCAATGTCGCGGACCTGCCCGAGGTGGCGGGGGCGCCGCTGCTGGGTGTGCTTCCGACCGGCGCGGGGGCGCTGGCACCGGCCGACTTCCGTGCTGCGGCGCCGGGTTGGCTGGCGCCGCGGTTGTTCGGGACGTGGGATGCGGAGGGGTTCCGAGGGCGGGAGGCGCCGTGA
- a CDS encoding adenosylmethionine--8-amino-7-oxononanoate transaminase: protein MPDPRPVAGLTVPELLELDRRHVWHPYGPMPGRVEPLVVESASGVRLTLADGSGELVDGMSSWWSAIHGYNHPVLNEAVREQLSRMSHVMFGGLTHEPAVRLAKLLVDMSPDGLEHVFLADSGSVSVEVAVKMCLQYWRSLGRPGKQRLLTWRGGYHGDTWQPMSVCDPEGGMHELWTGVLQRQVFADPPPAEYEESYADELRSLIERHADELAAVIVEPVVQGAGGMRFHSPAYLRVLREACDAHDVLLVFDEIATGFGRTGALFAADHAAVTPDVMCVGKALTGGYMTMAATLCTSRVADGISRGDVPVLAHGPTFMGNPLAAAVACASIELLLGQDWPAEVKRIETGLREGLAPAADIPGVKDVRVLGAIGVVQLDHAVDMEAATAAAVREGVWLRPFRDLVYTMPPYVTGDADVARIARAVCAAVREG from the coding sequence ATGCCTGACCCGCGTCCCGTGGCCGGCCTGACCGTGCCCGAGCTGCTGGAGCTGGACCGGCGGCACGTCTGGCATCCGTACGGTCCGATGCCCGGCCGTGTCGAGCCGCTCGTCGTGGAGTCGGCGAGCGGGGTGCGGCTGACCTTGGCGGACGGCTCGGGCGAACTGGTCGACGGCATGTCGTCCTGGTGGTCGGCGATCCACGGCTACAACCACCCGGTGCTCAACGAGGCCGTGCGCGAGCAGCTGTCGCGGATGAGCCATGTGATGTTCGGCGGGCTCACCCACGAGCCCGCCGTGCGCCTGGCGAAGCTCCTTGTCGATATGTCGCCCGACGGTCTGGAGCATGTCTTCCTCGCGGACTCCGGGTCGGTGTCGGTCGAGGTCGCGGTCAAGATGTGCCTTCAGTACTGGCGTTCGCTGGGCCGGCCCGGCAAGCAGCGGCTGCTGACCTGGCGCGGCGGCTACCACGGCGACACCTGGCAGCCGATGTCGGTGTGCGACCCCGAGGGCGGGATGCACGAGCTGTGGACCGGGGTGCTCCAGCGCCAGGTGTTCGCGGACCCGCCGCCGGCCGAGTACGAGGAGTCGTACGCCGATGAACTGCGCTCGCTCATCGAGCGGCACGCCGACGAACTGGCGGCGGTGATCGTCGAGCCGGTCGTGCAGGGCGCGGGCGGGATGCGGTTCCACTCCCCCGCGTATCTGCGGGTGCTGCGGGAGGCGTGCGACGCGCACGACGTGCTGCTGGTGTTCGACGAGATCGCGACCGGGTTCGGCCGCACGGGTGCGCTGTTCGCGGCGGACCACGCGGCGGTGACGCCGGATGTGATGTGCGTGGGCAAGGCGCTGACGGGCGGCTATATGACGATGGCCGCGACACTGTGCACCTCGCGCGTGGCCGACGGGATCTCGCGGGGCGATGTGCCGGTCCTGGCCCACGGCCCGACGTTCATGGGCAACCCGCTCGCCGCCGCGGTCGCCTGCGCCTCGATCGAGCTGCTGCTCGGCCAGGACTGGCCGGCCGAGGTCAAGCGGATCGAGACGGGGCTGCGTGAGGGGCTCGCCCCCGCGGCGGACATCCCGGGCGTCAAGGACGTACGGGTCCTCGGTGCGATCGGGGTCGTGCAACTCGACCACGCCGTCGACATGGAGGCGGCGACGGCGGCCGCCGTGCGCGAGGGCGTGTGGCTGCGGCCGTTCCGCGACCTCGTCTACACGATGCCGCCGTATGTCACGGGCGACGCGGACGTGGCACGGATCGCCCGTGCGGTGTGCGCGGCAGTGCGGGAGGGATGA